Proteins encoded together in one Variovorax paradoxus EPS window:
- a CDS encoding TIGR00730 family Rossman fold protein: MNNTHDLHDKRLADAWATLQSHSEKGLPLDPDPSRIAFADPEFLLRRETRGIRMQLELMKPDLEQRAHGIENTVVVFGSARFRSEEDAAALIAQADAAGDTVAAERWRRLARSSHYYEKARTFGKLVAQYSNGKEPQDKLFVCTGGGPGIMQAANRGAHEGGGISVGLAIALPMEEEANPYVTPALSFKFHYFAIRKMHFMMRAKALVAFPGGFGTLDELFEVITLVQTKKSKPVPIVLFGSDYWKRMIDFDFLVDEGVISPGDVKLFEYVDAPEDAWDYIKRFYKL; this comes from the coding sequence ATGAACAACACGCACGATCTTCACGACAAACGCCTTGCCGATGCTTGGGCCACGCTCCAGTCTCATTCCGAAAAAGGCCTTCCGCTCGATCCCGATCCCTCGCGCATAGCCTTCGCCGATCCCGAGTTCCTGCTGCGCCGCGAGACCCGCGGCATCCGCATGCAACTCGAATTGATGAAGCCCGACCTCGAGCAGCGCGCCCACGGCATCGAGAACACGGTGGTGGTTTTCGGCAGCGCCCGCTTTCGCAGCGAGGAAGACGCCGCTGCGCTGATCGCGCAGGCCGATGCCGCCGGCGACACAGTGGCCGCCGAGCGCTGGCGCCGCCTCGCACGCAGCTCGCACTACTACGAGAAGGCGCGCACCTTCGGCAAGCTGGTCGCGCAGTACAGCAACGGCAAGGAGCCGCAGGACAAGCTCTTCGTCTGCACCGGCGGCGGCCCCGGCATCATGCAGGCGGCCAATCGCGGTGCGCACGAAGGCGGCGGCATCTCGGTCGGCTTGGCCATCGCGCTGCCGATGGAAGAAGAAGCCAACCCCTACGTCACGCCGGCGCTGAGCTTCAAGTTCCACTACTTCGCGATCCGCAAGATGCATTTCATGATGCGTGCGAAGGCGCTGGTGGCGTTCCCGGGCGGCTTCGGCACGCTGGACGAGCTGTTCGAAGTCATCACGCTGGTGCAGACGAAGAAATCGAAGCCGGTACCGATCGTGCTGTTCGGCTCGGACTACTGGAAGCGGATGATCGACTTCGACTTCCTGGTCGATGAGGGCGTGATCTCGCCGGGCGACGTGAAGCTCTTCGAATACGTCGACGCGCCCGAAGACGCGTGGGACTACATCAAGCGCTTCTACAAGCTGTAG
- a CDS encoding M20/M25/M40 family metallo-hydrolase, translated as MTGASAQTSTAPASLTPQQQRFHDIYKELIEINTTHSTGDNTLAARAMEKRLIESGFAPGDIQIFEPFPKKGNLVLRFKGNGSKKPLLLLAHIDVVEARREDWKTDPFKLQETGGYFTARGSIDDKAMASALVSVLGQLKQEGFKPSRDIILALTADEERGDALSNGAFWLISNKPELLQAEFGINEGGGGELRGGKPNLHRMQVAEKMYTTYMLEARDVGGHSSVPTKTNPIYALSAGLERLGNYAFPIKLADVTRTYFARSAPFATGQLADDMRAIGTGNPDAGVLERMTANPAYNAQLRTTCVATMVQAGHAENALPQSAKATVNCRILPHDDPDEVERLLTQAVGNDKIVVRNMGKPLRSPASPLNGDLVKTVESLTQQMWPGVPVVPAMSTGATDSRFLRNAGIPMYGVTGMFLEPADARAHGLDERIEIQRLYDGREFLYRLVSEVAK; from the coding sequence ATGACCGGTGCGTCGGCCCAGACGAGCACCGCGCCGGCATCGCTCACGCCGCAGCAGCAGCGCTTTCACGACATATATAAAGAGCTGATCGAGATCAACACCACCCACTCGACGGGTGACAACACGCTGGCTGCGCGCGCCATGGAAAAGCGCCTGATCGAATCGGGCTTCGCGCCCGGCGACATCCAGATCTTCGAACCCTTCCCGAAGAAGGGCAACCTCGTGCTGCGCTTCAAGGGCAACGGCAGCAAGAAGCCGCTGCTCCTGCTGGCCCACATCGACGTGGTCGAGGCCCGGCGCGAAGACTGGAAGACCGACCCGTTCAAGCTGCAGGAAACCGGCGGCTACTTCACCGCGCGCGGCTCCATCGACGACAAGGCCATGGCCTCGGCGCTGGTGTCGGTGCTGGGGCAGCTCAAGCAAGAGGGCTTCAAGCCCAGCCGCGACATCATCCTGGCGCTGACCGCCGACGAAGAGCGTGGCGACGCGCTCAGCAACGGCGCCTTCTGGCTCATCAGCAACAAGCCCGAGCTGCTGCAAGCGGAGTTCGGCATCAACGAAGGGGGCGGCGGCGAACTGCGCGGCGGCAAGCCGAACCTGCACCGCATGCAGGTGGCCGAGAAGATGTACACGACCTACATGCTGGAGGCGCGCGACGTGGGCGGCCACAGCTCGGTGCCGACGAAGACCAATCCGATCTACGCGCTGTCCGCCGGGCTGGAACGGCTGGGCAACTACGCGTTCCCGATCAAGCTCGCGGACGTCACCAGGACCTACTTCGCGCGCAGCGCCCCGTTCGCCACCGGCCAGCTCGCCGACGACATGCGCGCCATCGGCACCGGCAATCCCGATGCCGGCGTGCTCGAACGCATGACGGCCAACCCCGCCTACAACGCGCAACTGCGCACCACCTGCGTGGCGACGATGGTGCAGGCCGGCCATGCCGAGAACGCGCTGCCGCAGTCGGCCAAGGCGACGGTCAACTGCCGCATCCTGCCGCACGACGATCCCGACGAAGTCGAGCGCCTGCTGACCCAGGCGGTGGGCAACGACAAGATCGTCGTGCGCAACATGGGCAAGCCGCTGCGCAGCCCGGCCTCGCCGCTGAACGGCGACCTCGTGAAGACGGTGGAATCGCTCACGCAGCAGATGTGGCCCGGCGTGCCCGTGGTGCCCGCGATGAGCACCGGCGCCACAGACAGCCGGTTCCTGCGCAATGCCGGTATTCCGATGTACGGCGTGACCGGCATGTTCCTCGAGCCAGCCGATGCGCGCGCGCACGGGCTGGACGAGCGCATCGAGATCCAGCGGCTGTACGACGGGCGAGAGTTCCTGTATCGGCTCGTTTCGGAAGTCGCGAAGTAA
- the ggt gene encoding gamma-glutamyltransferase, which produces MTKKIQARAWWVLSPLALALTVAGCGGGGSGQNNDAALIAAIVAANAANEAAAAAEAAKGCLIGESGSPVVVGSGNPGDPAAPEPASGYVLGHKLVYAKNYMVVANHPLATRAGCDVLKAGGSAVDAAVAVQAVLGLVEPQSSGLGGGAFMLHYDAKTKKVQAYDGRETAPAAATENYLRYIDDVSDKTAPKPSPLRASGRSIGTPGAVRMLDIAYKDHGKLPWKDLFSYGITLASDGFSIGGRMAAAISTSQAELKRDAEATAYFFNADGTPKALGTKLRNPAYAQTLTTLATQGADGFYTGPIAQAIVDKIAVTAAVDGSAITPGKTTMADMANYVAKRRDPVCGTYRDYYVCSMSPPSSGGIAVLQTLGILENFDMGQQKPTAIDIEGGKPTVMAVHMVSEAERLAYADRDKYVADTDFVPLPGGSADTMLDKSYLRKRYDLINPSKSMGLATAGVLPSAPLGIDKTEEHGTTHFTVVDKQGNVVTMTTTVESTLGSFHMTQGFMLNNQLTDFSANPNDTKDPSIKVANRVAPGKRPRSTMAPTLVFKKNGDGSMGEFVMGTGSPGGGTIIQYVVKTLVGALDWGLDAQQATSLVDFGATNTPPPTPPGATYSLTNVGGEHPNVDTTNDGKNDPLIEGLRGLGHVVNFGAQSSGVSTIIRTNVGGKSVLTGGADPRREGIVLGDSFTP; this is translated from the coding sequence ATGACGAAGAAGATCCAGGCGCGCGCCTGGTGGGTACTTTCACCCCTGGCGCTTGCATTGACCGTGGCCGGCTGCGGCGGCGGCGGTAGCGGACAGAACAACGACGCTGCGCTGATCGCGGCGATCGTCGCGGCCAACGCCGCAAACGAAGCTGCCGCTGCGGCCGAAGCCGCCAAGGGCTGTCTGATCGGCGAGAGCGGCAGCCCGGTCGTTGTGGGCTCAGGCAATCCGGGCGACCCCGCCGCGCCCGAGCCCGCCTCGGGCTATGTGCTCGGCCACAAACTGGTCTACGCGAAGAACTACATGGTGGTGGCCAACCATCCGCTGGCCACGCGCGCGGGCTGCGACGTGCTCAAGGCCGGCGGCAGTGCGGTCGACGCGGCGGTGGCGGTGCAGGCCGTGCTCGGCCTGGTCGAGCCGCAATCCAGCGGCCTGGGCGGCGGTGCGTTCATGCTGCACTACGACGCGAAGACGAAGAAGGTACAGGCCTACGACGGGCGCGAGACCGCTCCGGCCGCGGCCACCGAGAACTACCTGCGCTACATCGACGATGTGAGCGACAAGACCGCGCCCAAGCCCTCGCCGCTGCGCGCGAGCGGTCGCTCGATCGGCACGCCGGGCGCGGTGCGCATGCTCGACATCGCCTACAAGGACCACGGCAAGCTGCCGTGGAAAGACCTCTTCAGCTACGGCATCACGCTCGCATCGGACGGCTTCTCGATCGGTGGCCGCATGGCCGCCGCGATCTCCACGTCGCAAGCCGAACTGAAGCGCGACGCCGAGGCAACCGCCTATTTCTTCAACGCCGATGGCACGCCCAAGGCGCTGGGCACCAAGCTCAGGAACCCGGCCTACGCCCAGACGCTGACTACCCTCGCCACCCAGGGGGCCGATGGCTTCTACACCGGCCCGATCGCGCAGGCCATCGTCGACAAGATCGCAGTCACGGCGGCTGTCGACGGCTCCGCCATCACACCGGGCAAGACGACCATGGCCGACATGGCCAACTACGTGGCCAAGCGCCGCGACCCGGTCTGCGGCACCTACCGTGATTACTACGTATGCAGCATGTCGCCGCCGTCCTCGGGGGGCATCGCAGTGCTGCAGACACTGGGCATCCTGGAGAACTTCGACATGGGCCAGCAAAAGCCCACCGCCATCGATATCGAGGGCGGCAAGCCGACCGTGATGGCCGTGCACATGGTGAGCGAGGCCGAGCGCCTGGCCTACGCCGACCGCGACAAGTACGTGGCCGACACTGATTTTGTCCCGCTGCCGGGTGGCTCGGCCGACACCATGCTCGACAAGTCCTACCTGCGCAAGCGCTACGACCTCATCAACCCATCCAAGAGCATGGGACTGGCAACAGCGGGCGTCCTGCCCAGCGCGCCGCTGGGCATCGACAAGACCGAGGAACACGGCACCACGCACTTCACCGTGGTCGACAAACAGGGCAACGTGGTGACGATGACGACCACGGTCGAAAGCACGCTCGGTTCGTTCCACATGACGCAGGGCTTCATGCTGAACAACCAGCTGACCGACTTCTCGGCCAACCCGAACGACACCAAGGACCCAAGCATCAAGGTCGCCAACCGTGTCGCCCCGGGCAAGCGTCCGCGCAGCACGATGGCGCCGACGCTGGTGTTCAAGAAGAACGGCGACGGCAGCATGGGCGAGTTCGTGATGGGCACCGGCTCGCCCGGAGGCGGCACGATCATCCAGTACGTGGTGAAGACACTGGTTGGCGCGCTCGACTGGGGCCTCGACGCCCAGCAGGCCACCTCGCTGGTCGACTTCGGTGCCACCAACACCCCACCACCTACGCCTCCCGGCGCCACCTACAGCCTTACAAACGTGGGGGGCGAGCATCCCAACGTCGACACTACCAACGACGGCAAGAACGACCCGCTGATCGAGGGGCTCCGCGGCTTGGGCCACGTGGTGAACTTCGGCGCCCAATCCAGTGGCGTAAGCACCATCATCCGCACGAACGTGGGCGGCAAATCAGTGCTCACCGGCGGCGCGGACCCGCGGCGCGAAGGCATCGTGCTGGGCGACAGCTTCACGCCCTGA
- a CDS encoding DNA recombination protein RmuC, translating into MTELILLALAALAVVQLVLVIWLLARRQPRPDHSEMLGVLAAMGAANERTERELRREIGENSRGTRQETAQAFATFQQSLVQQGAEATRTQNAQLDAFSLQLASLQKTLADTLNTQLQGLSESNARRLAEVRTTMETQLAQLQQSNTAKLDEMRKTVDEKLQSTLEARLGESFKQVADRLEQVHKGLGEMQTLAVGVGSLQRVLTNVKTRGVFGEVQLEALLEQVLTPEQYAKQIETKPRSGQRVDFAIRFPGRGDDGAPVWLPIDAKFPRDDYERLIDAHERADAPAAELAAKALEARIRLEARSIAENYLAAPHTTDFAILFLPVESLYAEVLRRPGLMDAIQRQHRVTLAGPTTLLAMLNSLHMGFRTLALEQQASEVWKVLGAVKTEFERYGEWVARIKEQVAKASDTLDKADTRAKQMRLALRKVEALPEAEAQVLLPPTANTDSEGDDTP; encoded by the coding sequence CTGACTGAGTTGATTCTTCTCGCGCTGGCTGCGCTCGCCGTCGTGCAGCTCGTGCTGGTGATCTGGTTGCTTGCGCGCCGGCAGCCCAGGCCGGACCACAGCGAAATGCTCGGCGTGCTGGCCGCAATGGGCGCGGCCAACGAGCGCACAGAGCGCGAGCTGCGCCGCGAGATCGGCGAGAACTCGCGCGGTACGCGGCAGGAAACCGCGCAGGCCTTCGCGACCTTCCAGCAGTCGCTGGTGCAGCAGGGCGCCGAGGCCACGCGCACGCAGAACGCGCAACTCGACGCCTTCTCGCTGCAGCTCGCTTCGCTGCAGAAGACGCTGGCCGACACGCTCAACACCCAGCTGCAGGGCCTGAGCGAATCGAACGCACGGCGCCTGGCCGAAGTGCGCACGACGATGGAAACGCAGCTCGCGCAGCTTCAGCAGAGCAACACCGCCAAGCTCGACGAGATGCGCAAGACCGTCGACGAAAAGCTTCAGAGCACGCTCGAGGCGCGCCTGGGCGAGAGCTTCAAGCAGGTGGCCGACCGGCTCGAACAGGTGCACAAGGGCCTTGGCGAAATGCAGACGCTGGCCGTCGGCGTCGGCAGCCTGCAGCGCGTGCTGACCAACGTGAAGACGCGCGGCGTGTTCGGCGAGGTGCAGCTCGAAGCGCTGCTCGAGCAGGTGCTCACGCCCGAGCAGTACGCCAAGCAGATCGAGACCAAGCCGCGCAGCGGCCAGCGCGTCGATTTCGCGATCCGCTTTCCGGGCCGCGGCGACGACGGCGCGCCGGTGTGGCTGCCCATCGATGCCAAGTTTCCGCGCGACGACTACGAGCGCCTCATCGATGCGCACGAGCGCGCCGATGCGCCCGCCGCCGAACTCGCGGCCAAGGCGCTCGAAGCGCGCATCCGCCTGGAGGCGCGCTCGATCGCCGAGAACTACCTCGCCGCGCCGCACACCACCGATTTCGCGATCCTTTTCCTGCCGGTCGAGAGCCTCTACGCCGAGGTGCTGCGCCGCCCCGGGCTGATGGACGCCATCCAGCGCCAGCACCGCGTGACCCTCGCCGGCCCGACCACCTTGCTTGCGATGCTCAACAGCCTGCACATGGGCTTTCGCACGCTCGCATTGGAGCAGCAGGCCTCCGAGGTCTGGAAGGTGCTGGGCGCGGTCAAGACCGAATTCGAGCGCTATGGCGAATGGGTCGCGCGCATCAAGGAGCAGGTGGCCAAGGCCTCCGACACGCTCGACAAGGCAGACACGCGCGCCAAGCAGATGCGTCTGGCGCTGCGCAAGGTCGAGGCGCTGCCGGAGGCAGAGGCGCAGGTGCTGCTGCCGCCGACAGCCAACACCGATTCCGAGGGCGACGACACCCCGTGA
- the efp gene encoding elongation factor P, which yields MKIAQEIRAGNVIMHGKDPMVVLKTEYSRGGRNSATVRMKMKSLVANFNTEVVFKADDKIDQIVLEKKDCTYSYFADPLYVCMDAEYNQYEVEAENMGDALNYLEDGMAVEVVFYDGKAISVELPTSVEREITWTEPAVKGDTSGKVMKPAKIATGFEVGVPLFVAQGDKIEIDTRTGEYRKRV from the coding sequence ATGAAAATCGCTCAAGAAATCCGCGCCGGCAACGTCATCATGCACGGCAAGGACCCGATGGTCGTCCTCAAGACCGAATACAGCCGCGGCGGCCGCAACTCCGCCACCGTGCGCATGAAGATGAAGAGCCTGGTGGCCAACTTCAACACCGAAGTGGTCTTCAAGGCCGACGACAAGATCGACCAGATCGTGCTCGAGAAGAAGGACTGCACCTACTCCTACTTCGCCGATCCGCTCTACGTCTGCATGGACGCCGAGTACAACCAGTACGAAGTCGAAGCCGAGAACATGGGCGACGCGCTGAACTACCTGGAAGACGGCATGGCCGTCGAAGTGGTGTTCTACGACGGCAAGGCCATCTCGGTCGAACTGCCGACCAGCGTCGAGCGCGAAATCACCTGGACCGAGCCGGCCGTCAAGGGCGACACCTCGGGCAAGGTCATGAAGCCTGCCAAGATCGCGACCGGCTTCGAAGTCGGCGTTCCGCTTTTCGTGGCGCAAGGCGACAAGATCGAAATCGACACGCGCACCGGCGAGTACCGCAAGCGCGTCTGA
- a CDS encoding TetR/AcrR family transcriptional regulator: MTRSDPIADSVPAGEAEVAPRRRTKAPEIRAVALMDAAERLFIEKGIAATSIDDIAAGAQVAKGTFYLYFPSKEAMLGALQQRFVDTFCERLQNAMDRHRPGNHHARLKAWVETGLETYLDNVALHDVVFHEYRPEDRRMRNDNAVITQLVGLLKEGDAAGVWEVEDATLTAVILFNALHGVADDAVAMGPAGDPAAGLADRRRRARALTRFFEQALHPDVVDPDI; this comes from the coding sequence ATGACACGAAGTGACCCGATCGCCGATTCCGTCCCAGCAGGCGAGGCCGAAGTCGCGCCGCGCCGGCGCACCAAGGCGCCCGAGATCCGTGCCGTCGCGCTGATGGACGCCGCCGAGCGCCTCTTCATCGAGAAGGGCATCGCCGCCACCAGCATCGACGATATCGCGGCCGGCGCGCAGGTGGCCAAGGGCACGTTCTACCTTTACTTTCCGTCGAAGGAAGCCATGCTCGGCGCGCTGCAGCAGCGCTTTGTCGATACCTTCTGCGAGCGCCTGCAGAACGCCATGGACCGCCATCGCCCAGGCAACCACCATGCGCGCCTGAAGGCCTGGGTGGAGACGGGCCTGGAAACCTACCTGGACAACGTCGCCCTGCACGACGTGGTGTTCCATGAATACCGGCCCGAAGACCGGCGCATGCGCAACGACAACGCGGTCATCACGCAACTCGTCGGCTTGCTCAAGGAGGGCGATGCCGCGGGTGTGTGGGAGGTGGAGGACGCGACGCTCACGGCCGTGATCCTCTTCAATGCGCTGCACGGCGTGGCCGACGATGCGGTGGCCATGGGGCCGGCCGGCGATCCTGCTGCTGGCCTTGCCGACCGCCGCCGCCGCGCCCGCGCGCTCACACGCTTCTTCGAGCAGGCGCTGCACCCGGACGTCGTTGATCCCGACATCTGA
- a CDS encoding 2-hydroxyacid dehydrogenase, with translation MSKPKILVARAIFPETIERLSQHFEVESNQSDESWSKEQLIAKLKGKQGAFTTGSERIDAAVLDANPDLKICANMAVGYNNFDVDAMAAHGVLGTNAPDVLTETTADFGFALLMATARRITESEHFLRAGKWEKWSYDMFAGSDIHGATLGIIGMGRIGQGIAKRGAHGFGMKVIYHNRSRLDATLEADCKASYVSKEELLKTADHVVLVVPYSPASHHTIGAGELALMKPTATLVNIARGGIVDDAALAVALREKRIAAAGLDVFEGEPKVHPDLLTVPNVVLTPHIASATVPTRRAMADLAADNLIAYFSGKGPLTPVTPVPAATK, from the coding sequence ATGAGCAAGCCCAAGATCCTGGTCGCCCGCGCGATCTTTCCCGAAACCATCGAGCGCCTGTCGCAGCATTTCGAGGTCGAATCGAACCAGTCCGACGAGAGCTGGAGCAAAGAGCAACTCATCGCGAAGCTCAAGGGCAAGCAGGGCGCCTTCACCACCGGCAGCGAGCGCATCGATGCGGCCGTGCTCGACGCGAATCCCGACCTGAAGATCTGCGCCAACATGGCCGTGGGCTACAACAACTTCGACGTCGATGCGATGGCCGCGCACGGCGTGCTCGGCACCAACGCGCCCGACGTGCTGACCGAGACCACCGCCGACTTCGGCTTCGCGCTGCTCATGGCGACCGCGCGCCGCATCACCGAGAGCGAGCATTTCCTGCGCGCCGGCAAGTGGGAGAAGTGGAGCTACGACATGTTCGCGGGCTCCGACATCCACGGCGCCACGCTCGGCATCATCGGCATGGGCCGCATCGGGCAGGGCATTGCCAAGCGCGGCGCGCACGGCTTCGGCATGAAGGTGATCTATCACAACCGTTCGCGCCTCGATGCGACGCTCGAAGCCGACTGCAAGGCCAGCTACGTGAGCAAGGAAGAGCTGCTCAAGACCGCCGACCACGTCGTGCTGGTCGTGCCTTATTCGCCCGCTTCGCACCACACCATCGGCGCTGGCGAGCTCGCGCTGATGAAGCCGACTGCCACGCTGGTGAACATCGCGCGCGGCGGCATCGTCGACGACGCGGCACTGGCCGTGGCGCTGCGCGAAAAGCGCATCGCGGCGGCGGGCCTGGATGTGTTCGAGGGCGAGCCCAAGGTTCATCCCGACCTGCTGACTGTGCCCAATGTCGTGCTCACGCCGCATATCGCGAGCGCCACGGTGCCCACACGGCGCGCCATGGCCGACCTCGCGGCCGACAACCTCATCGCGTACTTCAGCGGCAAGGGGCCGCTGACGCCGGTCACGCCCGTGCCAGCGGCCACGAAGTAA
- the earP gene encoding elongation factor P maturation arginine rhamnosyltransferase EarP, whose translation MGTHMQWDIFCKVIDNHGDLGVCWRLARQLAALGERVRLWIDDGTALNWMAPAGCDGVKVIDWSDPVAVRAAVAGPVPDVLIEAFGCEPAPELVARFAAAATAEGAHRAWINLEYLSAEPYVERLHGLPSPVFKGPGAGLTKRFFYPGFTPATGGLLREPDLAERQAGFDRASWLAAQQIPWKENERLVSLFCYEPPALAALLAQLAEGPEPTRLLVTAGRAANAMKAHFSNASPENPALHGHGALSISYLPYLTQPDFDHLLWSCDLNFVRGEDSLVRALWAGAPLVWQIYPQDDDAHHAKLNAWLDWLGAPPSLRRFHHVWNGFDDEPLPPLETPGLWRETARAARDRLYAQDDLVVQLRHLIAQKS comes from the coding sequence ATGGGCACGCACATGCAATGGGACATCTTCTGCAAGGTCATCGACAACCACGGCGACCTCGGCGTCTGCTGGCGGCTGGCCAGGCAACTGGCCGCGCTGGGCGAACGGGTACGGCTCTGGATCGACGACGGGACGGCGCTGAACTGGATGGCGCCCGCGGGTTGCGATGGCGTGAAGGTGATCGACTGGAGCGACCCCGTCGCAGTGCGAGCGGCCGTGGCCGGGCCGGTGCCGGATGTGCTCATCGAGGCCTTCGGCTGCGAGCCGGCGCCGGAACTCGTCGCACGCTTTGCCGCAGCGGCCACAGCTGAGGGCGCGCACCGGGCGTGGATCAATCTCGAATACCTGTCGGCCGAGCCGTACGTCGAGCGTCTGCACGGCCTGCCCTCGCCGGTGTTCAAGGGACCGGGCGCGGGGCTGACCAAGCGCTTTTTCTACCCCGGCTTCACGCCCGCCACCGGCGGACTGCTGCGCGAGCCCGATCTCGCGGAACGCCAGGCCGGTTTCGATCGCGCCTCCTGGCTCGCGGCGCAGCAGATTCCCTGGAAAGAAAACGAGCGCCTCGTCTCCCTGTTCTGCTACGAACCACCCGCGCTGGCGGCGCTGCTCGCGCAGTTGGCAGAAGGCCCCGAGCCCACCCGGCTGCTGGTGACGGCGGGCCGCGCCGCCAACGCCATGAAGGCGCACTTTTCGAATGCTTCGCCAGAGAACCCCGCGCTCCATGGGCATGGCGCGCTATCGATTTCATACCTCCCCTATCTCACGCAGCCGGACTTCGACCACCTGCTCTGGTCCTGCGACCTGAACTTCGTGCGGGGCGAGGATTCGCTCGTGCGCGCGCTTTGGGCCGGCGCACCGCTGGTCTGGCAGATCTATCCGCAGGACGACGACGCCCACCACGCCAAGCTGAACGCCTGGCTCGACTGGCTCGGCGCCCCGCCCTCGCTGAGGCGTTTTCACCACGTCTGGAACGGCTTCGACGACGAGCCCCTGCCGCCCCTGGAAACGCCGGGGCTGTGGCGGGAAACGGCTCGGGCGGCGCGCGACAGGCTGTACGCACAGGACGATCTGGTCGTCCAACTGCGGCATCTGATCGCCCAAAAAAGCTAA
- a CDS encoding MFS transporter, with translation MKGSELLRVIGAQVCLHATMAGMRLATPLLALQQGYSAAAVGVLIALFALTQVFLALPAGRFADRHGFKRPLWFSVIAAAGGAALVLVFPTFPAMCVAALLTGGATGATVIALQRHVGRSATNATQLKRVFSWLAIAPAAANFVGPFLAGMLIDHAGRAPADMLAFRVCFAVMALLPILCWMLARGAHEPPRTAPAVGAVPTRAWDLLREPMFRRLLFVNWLQSSSWDVHAFVLPVLGHDRGISASVIGSILGAFAIAAAAIRVVLPLIASRASERSVILSSTIVTAAVFAVYPLLDSALTMGMCSVILGFALGAVQPMVMSMLHQITPHARHGEALGLRLMTINASSVAMPMLFGSLGALIGIAGVFWVVGGVLALGARATWGLKL, from the coding sequence GTGAAAGGCTCCGAACTGCTGCGTGTCATCGGCGCCCAGGTCTGCCTGCACGCCACGATGGCCGGTATGCGCCTGGCCACACCGCTGCTGGCGCTGCAACAGGGCTACAGCGCAGCGGCAGTCGGCGTACTGATCGCGCTGTTCGCGCTGACCCAGGTGTTCCTGGCCCTGCCAGCAGGGCGCTTCGCCGACCGGCACGGATTCAAGCGGCCGCTCTGGTTTTCGGTGATCGCGGCCGCGGGTGGCGCGGCGCTCGTGCTGGTCTTTCCGACCTTTCCGGCCATGTGCGTCGCGGCGCTGCTGACCGGCGGCGCCACCGGCGCGACCGTCATCGCCTTGCAGCGGCACGTGGGGCGTTCCGCCACCAACGCGACGCAGCTCAAGCGGGTGTTCAGTTGGCTGGCCATCGCGCCTGCAGCGGCCAATTTCGTCGGGCCTTTTCTCGCCGGCATGCTGATCGATCACGCCGGCCGCGCGCCAGCGGACATGCTGGCGTTCCGCGTCTGTTTCGCAGTCATGGCCCTCCTGCCGATCCTGTGCTGGATGCTCGCGCGCGGCGCGCACGAACCGCCGCGCACTGCGCCCGCCGTGGGTGCCGTGCCGACGCGGGCCTGGGACCTGCTGCGCGAGCCGATGTTCCGCCGCCTGCTGTTCGTGAACTGGCTGCAGTCGTCGAGCTGGGATGTGCACGCCTTCGTGCTGCCCGTGCTGGGACACGACCGCGGCATCAGCGCGTCGGTGATCGGGTCGATCCTCGGCGCGTTCGCCATTGCGGCGGCCGCGATCCGTGTGGTGCTGCCGCTCATCGCCTCGCGCGCCTCGGAGCGCAGCGTGATCCTGAGCTCCACCATCGTCACGGCGGCGGTGTTCGCGGTGTATCCGTTGCTCGACTCGGCCTTGACCATGGGCATGTGCTCGGTGATCCTCGGTTTCGCGCTCGGCGCGGTGCAGCCGATGGTGATGAGCATGCTGCACCAGATCACTCCGCACGCGCGGCACGGCGAGGCGCTGGGGCTGCGGCTGATGACCATCAATGCGTCGAGCGTGGCGATGCCGATGCTGTTCGGCTCGCTCGGGGCGCTGATCGGGATCGCGGGTGTGTTCTGGGTCGTGGGCGGCGTACTGGCGCTGGGAGCGCGAGCGACCTGGGGTTTGAAGCTCTAG